One Chanodichthys erythropterus isolate Z2021 chromosome 10, ASM2448905v1, whole genome shotgun sequence DNA segment encodes these proteins:
- the zgc:100918 gene encoding ras-related protein rab7-like → MASRKKVLLKVIILGDSGVGKTSLMNQYVNKKFSNQYKATIGADFLTKEVMVDDRLVTMQIWDTAGQERFQSLGVAFYRGADCCVLVYDVTAPNTFKTLDSWRDEFLIQASPRDPENFPFVVLGNKIDLENRQVTTKRAQAWCQSKSNIPYFETSAKEAINVDQAFQTIARNALKQESEVETYDFPDQIKLRDDRPVSSGDGCSC, encoded by the exons ATGGCTTCTCGTAAGAAGGTGCTCCTGAAGGTGATCATTCTCGGGGATTCTGG TGTTGGGAAGACCTCTCTGATGAACCAATATGTCAATAAGAAGTTCAGCAATCAGTATAAAGCCACTATCGGTGCAGATTTTCTTACAAAGGAGGTGATGGTGGATGACAGGCTGGTGACAATGCAG ATCTGGGACACGGCAGGACAGGAGCGCTTCCAGTCTTTGGGTGTGGCTTTTTACCGTGGAGCGGACTGCTGTGTGCTGGTGTATGACGTCACAGCGCCCAACACCTTCAAAACCTTGGACAGCTGGAGGGACGAGTTCCTCATTCAGGCCAGCCCACGAGACCCAGAGAACTTCCCGTTTGTAGTGCTTGGCAACAAAATCGACTTGGAGAACAGACAG GTGACAACGAAACGAGCCCAGGCGTGGTGTCAGAGCAAAAGCAATATCCCATACTTTGAGACCAGTGCAAAAGAGGCCATCAACGTGGACCAAGCTTTCCAAACGATCGCTCGCAACGCCCTCAAACAG GAGTCTGAGGTGGAGACATACGACTTCCCGGACCAGATAAAACTGAGAGATGACAGACCCGTGTCCTCTGGAGATGGCTGCAGCTGCTGA